A region from the Algoriphagus machipongonensis genome encodes:
- a CDS encoding NAD(P)/FAD-dependent oxidoreductase, with protein MKKEFTLQLRPEEAFDPKTFQETLLKKAGLSIDTEEAIGRQVKRSIDARGRQVKVNVKAELFIKEEVPPLLDYESTYQNTSNSDPIIIVGAGPAGLFAALRAIELGVKPIVLERGKDVRARRRDLASITKEHIVNPESNYCFGEGGAGTYSDGKLYTRSKKRGDIKRIMEILVAHGATEEILVDAHPHIGTNKLPVLVTELRKTILDYGGEIHFDCRVDDLIIEGDEIKGIVTQNGDKIKGLGVILATGHSARDIFELLNTRKVLIEPKPFALGVRIEHSQSLIDKIQYHCNGDRGSYLPASAYSLVTQTNFKGVQRGVFSFCMCPGGYIVPAATSPGELVVNGMSPSRRDSKFANSGIVASVELEDIPEYQKFGPLAAMKFQADVEKSAWKAGGETQTAPAQRMVDFVQNRTSSTLLETSYQPGLNSVDMRAVLPDFISARLAMAFKSFGQKMKGYFTNESQLIGVESRTSSPVRIPRNRETFEHLELKRLYPCGEGAGYAGGIVSAAMDGERCAEKLIATYVR; from the coding sequence ATGAAGAAAGAATTTACCCTTCAACTACGGCCTGAAGAGGCCTTTGATCCCAAAACTTTTCAAGAAACTCTTCTCAAAAAAGCAGGTCTATCCATTGACACGGAGGAAGCAATTGGTCGACAGGTTAAAAGGTCAATCGATGCCCGTGGACGTCAGGTAAAAGTGAATGTTAAAGCAGAACTTTTTATCAAAGAGGAAGTACCACCTCTTTTGGATTACGAGTCCACATATCAAAACACCTCTAATTCGGATCCTATTATTATAGTGGGAGCAGGGCCTGCAGGTTTATTTGCTGCATTAAGGGCAATAGAACTAGGAGTGAAGCCCATAGTTCTTGAGAGGGGTAAAGATGTAAGAGCCAGACGTAGGGATTTGGCATCGATTACCAAAGAGCATATTGTCAACCCTGAATCTAATTATTGTTTTGGAGAAGGTGGAGCTGGTACCTATTCTGATGGGAAATTATACACCCGCTCCAAAAAGAGAGGGGATATTAAAAGAATCATGGAAATCCTCGTAGCTCATGGTGCTACTGAGGAAATATTGGTGGATGCACACCCTCATATTGGCACAAACAAGTTGCCCGTTTTAGTCACTGAATTAAGAAAAACTATTCTTGATTATGGAGGAGAAATTCATTTTGATTGTAGAGTCGATGATCTAATCATAGAAGGAGATGAGATCAAAGGAATTGTCACTCAAAATGGAGATAAGATAAAAGGACTAGGCGTTATTTTGGCCACTGGGCATTCAGCCAGAGATATCTTTGAATTGTTAAATACACGAAAGGTTTTAATCGAACCTAAACCATTTGCACTGGGTGTCAGAATCGAACATTCTCAAAGTCTGATTGATAAAATTCAATACCATTGTAATGGGGATAGAGGTTCCTATCTACCAGCTTCTGCCTACTCCCTAGTCACACAGACAAATTTCAAAGGGGTACAAAGAGGAGTCTTTAGCTTCTGTATGTGTCCTGGTGGATATATTGTCCCTGCAGCTACCTCTCCAGGCGAGCTCGTTGTCAATGGGATGAGCCCTAGTCGAAGGGATAGTAAGTTTGCCAACTCTGGAATCGTAGCATCTGTAGAGCTTGAAGATATTCCTGAATATCAGAAATTTGGTCCCTTGGCTGCGATGAAGTTTCAAGCGGATGTGGAAAAAAGTGCCTGGAAGGCAGGGGGGGAGACTCAAACAGCCCCCGCACAAAGAATGGTGGATTTTGTGCAAAATAGAACTAGTTCTACTCTACTGGAGACTTCTTATCAACCAGGGTTGAATTCAGTGGATATGAGAGCGGTTCTACCTGATTTTATTTCAGCTAGACTAGCCATGGCATTCAAGTCCTTTGGACAAAAAATGAAAGGTTACTTTACCAATGAATCTCAATTGATTGGGGTAGAAAGCAGGACTTCTTCTCCCGTAAGAATTCCTAGAAATCGGGAGACTTTTGAACATTTAGAGTTGAAAAGACTTTATCCATGTGGGGAAGGAGCTGGATATGCAGGAGGAATCGTTTCAGCGGCAATGGATGGCGAGCGCTGTGCAGAAAAGTTGATCGCTACCTATGTGAGATAG
- a CDS encoding exonuclease domain-containing protein has translation MEFAIVDIETTGGAASTCGITEIAILIHDGEKVIEEFESLINPEQDIPTYITGLTGIDNSMVSDAPTFEELSDKLWDLLHGRVFVAHSVNFDYGFVRACFNAIGREFKVDKLCTVRLARKIIPGLSSYSLGRICETQKIPILARHRAMGDARATAILFDQMLKKDSQTVFQALKKNSGEAFLPPNFPITKYRKIPEACGVYYMMNEKGNVVYVGKAINIKERFKNHFSGQLLPSLKQKLKEEVVDLKWEITGTEFLALLLEALEIKRIWPKYNNALKLPKTMWGLFHYEDNSGFSRFQIAKVTKHLRPLESFFSSDEAHAFLKEAIDNFDLCPRLCGIRKAACKPGDYNSCQGECFSQSKPNDYNLRVAELVARIKESQKEILLTIPGKSEEEYAACVFDRGILSKYGFYSDASLSETEILGKLEPVPSVPETFYILKQFIPTFKPEQIKVLDSVL, from the coding sequence ATGGAATTTGCCATTGTAGATATTGAAACAACCGGAGGTGCCGCATCAACTTGTGGTATCACTGAAATTGCAATTCTTATCCATGATGGGGAGAAAGTCATAGAGGAGTTTGAATCCTTGATCAATCCAGAGCAGGATATTCCTACCTATATCACGGGTTTAACAGGGATAGATAATTCCATGGTCTCTGACGCACCTACTTTTGAGGAGTTGTCCGATAAACTTTGGGATTTACTCCATGGTAGGGTGTTCGTAGCTCACTCAGTCAATTTTGATTATGGTTTCGTAAGAGCCTGTTTCAATGCTATTGGAAGGGAATTTAAAGTAGATAAACTATGTACCGTAAGGCTGGCAAGGAAAATTATTCCTGGTCTTAGTTCGTATAGTTTGGGGAGAATTTGTGAAACTCAAAAAATACCGATTTTAGCACGCCATCGAGCTATGGGGGATGCTAGAGCTACTGCAATTCTTTTTGACCAAATGCTGAAAAAAGATTCCCAGACTGTTTTTCAGGCACTCAAAAAAAATAGTGGTGAGGCATTTTTACCTCCTAATTTCCCGATTACCAAGTATAGAAAAATACCAGAGGCTTGTGGGGTTTACTATATGATGAATGAAAAAGGGAATGTAGTTTATGTAGGCAAAGCGATTAACATAAAAGAGCGGTTTAAAAACCATTTTTCAGGACAGTTGCTTCCTAGTCTCAAGCAAAAACTTAAAGAGGAAGTGGTAGATTTGAAATGGGAAATCACTGGAACTGAATTTTTGGCTTTACTACTTGAGGCTCTGGAAATCAAAAGGATATGGCCTAAGTACAATAATGCTTTAAAACTTCCCAAGACCATGTGGGGATTATTTCACTATGAGGATAATTCAGGTTTTAGTAGATTTCAAATTGCTAAAGTGACCAAGCATCTAAGACCCTTAGAGTCATTTTTTTCATCCGATGAGGCACACGCTTTTTTAAAAGAGGCCATAGATAATTTCGATTTATGCCCTCGGCTATGTGGCATTAGAAAAGCTGCATGTAAGCCTGGAGATTATAATAGCTGTCAGGGAGAATGCTTTTCTCAATCCAAACCGAATGATTATAATTTGAGGGTGGCAGAATTGGTCGCTAGAATAAAAGAAAGCCAGAAAGAAATCTTACTGACTATTCCAGGCAAATCAGAAGAAGAATATGCCGCCTGTGTTTTTGATCGAGGAATATTAAGTAAATATGGCTTCTATTCGGATGCAAGCCTTTCTGAAACAGAAATATTGGGAAAATTAGAACCGGTACCCTCTGTGCCTGAGACTTTTTATATACTAAAACAGTTTATACCCACATTTAAGCCAGAACAAATCAAGGTTTTAGATTCTGTTTTGTGA
- a CDS encoding GNAT family N-acetyltransferase, with product MIPSTLRLENEKILLRPLSEQDFVSLQKLCKNPEMWTWFTQDLSTECGFLEWAKPAMDGQRLQFSVVEKTSGELVGSTAFGNFSSQDKRLEIGWTWLGEAFHGTGINKEMKLLMLDYCFEKLALERVEIKTDVLNLPARYALKKLGAVEEGILRSHTLMTKGRRRDTIYYSILPQEWKLIKSQNRI from the coding sequence ATGATTCCATCAACATTACGATTAGAAAATGAAAAAATCCTGCTTAGACCTTTATCTGAGCAGGATTTTGTTTCCCTTCAAAAACTATGTAAGAATCCAGAAATGTGGACTTGGTTTACTCAAGATTTGAGCACTGAATGTGGTTTTTTGGAATGGGCTAAACCAGCAATGGATGGCCAAAGACTCCAATTTTCTGTGGTTGAAAAAACAAGTGGAGAATTAGTAGGTTCAACTGCTTTCGGGAATTTCTCTTCCCAGGATAAAAGATTGGAAATAGGTTGGACCTGGTTGGGAGAGGCATTCCATGGCACTGGAATCAATAAAGAAATGAAGCTTCTGATGCTAGACTATTGCTTTGAGAAATTAGCATTGGAAAGAGTGGAAATCAAAACTGATGTATTGAACCTTCCAGCTAGGTATGCATTAAAAAAACTTGGGGCTGTGGAAGAAGGAATTTTAAGAAGCCACACATTAATGACTAAAGGAAGAAGAAGAGATACGATTTATTACAGTATTCTTCCCCAGGAATGGAAGTTGATTAAATCACAAAACAGAATCTAA
- a CDS encoding pyridoxal phosphate-dependent aminotransferase: MTGISRRSWIKRASLGSSLALFGVSELTNSLTAAEIRKYNPRKLDNPIRLGSNENPYGPSESVRNAMQSHFDLGCRYPWSYNSDLVKMLSEKEGVPEDHIVLVAGSTEGLKITGITFGSGGEIISCSPTFLTMMTYSELWGTDINWVPLTKDLDFDLDEIEKRVSSKTKLVFLCNPNNPTGKLLPADRVRDFCETVSKKAIVFSDEAYYDYITEPNYPSMLELVKEGKDVIVSKTFSKVYGLAGIRLGYLIAKPEIANKLRDRVVANTNIMAIEAGKAALKDTDFYNFSVSKAKDTKQMITQTLDELKLPYLESHTNFLFFHTGRDIIQLNEEFANKGIIIGRPFPPLNDWCRISTGTLEEVSLFNSTLKEVFG, from the coding sequence ATGACAGGAATATCAAGAAGATCATGGATAAAAAGAGCTTCACTTGGGAGTAGTTTGGCTTTATTTGGAGTCTCAGAACTGACAAATTCACTTACAGCAGCTGAAATCCGAAAGTACAATCCTAGAAAATTGGACAATCCTATTCGCCTAGGTTCAAATGAAAACCCTTACGGACCTTCAGAATCTGTAAGGAATGCCATGCAATCTCACTTTGATCTTGGTTGTAGGTATCCATGGAGTTACAATAGTGATTTGGTCAAAATGCTATCCGAAAAAGAGGGTGTTCCAGAAGATCATATCGTATTGGTTGCCGGATCCACCGAAGGATTAAAAATCACTGGAATCACTTTTGGCTCCGGTGGAGAAATTATTTCATGCTCCCCTACATTTCTAACCATGATGACCTATTCTGAACTTTGGGGAACAGACATCAATTGGGTCCCCTTAACAAAGGACTTGGATTTTGATTTGGATGAAATTGAAAAACGAGTGTCATCCAAGACGAAATTGGTATTCCTATGTAACCCTAACAATCCCACAGGGAAACTATTGCCGGCCGATCGTGTTCGCGACTTTTGTGAAACAGTGAGCAAAAAAGCAATCGTTTTTTCTGATGAAGCCTACTATGACTACATCACAGAGCCAAATTACCCTTCCATGCTGGAATTGGTAAAAGAGGGGAAAGATGTGATTGTTTCGAAAACCTTTTCCAAGGTATATGGCTTGGCTGGTATCCGATTGGGATATTTGATTGCTAAGCCTGAAATCGCAAATAAATTAAGAGATCGTGTAGTTGCTAATACAAATATTATGGCCATTGAGGCAGGAAAAGCTGCTTTGAAGGATACAGATTTTTACAATTTCTCAGTTTCAAAAGCCAAGGATACCAAACAAATGATTACTCAAACCTTGGATGAATTGAAGCTTCCATACCTCGAGTCACATACGAATTTCTTATTTTTCCATACCGGAAGAGACATAATCCAGCTAAATGAGGAATTCGCCAATAAGGGTATTATCATCGGACGTCCTTTCCCTCCTCTCAACGACTGGTGTAGAATTTCTACAGGCACCCTAGAGGAGGTTTCCTTATTCAATTCAACTTTAAAAGAAGTGTTTGGCTAA
- a CDS encoding MFS transporter, with the protein MKVTSNRSALTLIVLAQFLGTSLWFAGNAVVPELSQLLEDNSLLAPITSAVQFGFISGTFFYALFSIPDRFSPIKVFLTSAILASASNLMIIFLPLKIEFILVCRFFVGVFLAGIYPVGMKIAADYFEKGLGTALGYLVGALVLGTAFPHLIQGLDLQLSWKIIFICTSVLAIIGGLLIYLFVSDGPFRKKNQKFEISLIPKLSRITSLKSAASGYFGHMWELYTFWAFVPIFISFLYGEEFPQNQVSFLSFLIIAIGGVSCVFGGILSTKFGSKNIALFALLGSCVCCLLAFFVPSFPSFFWIIFLLAWGILVTADSPQFSTLVSHSVPAKYKGTALTLVNCLGFALSIVSIQVGQYLLNWIPVNQMLALLGIGPLIGLFLFKLFQKPNLLT; encoded by the coding sequence ATGAAAGTAACCTCCAACCGAAGTGCCTTGACATTGATCGTTCTAGCTCAATTTCTTGGCACTTCTCTTTGGTTTGCAGGAAATGCCGTAGTACCAGAATTAAGTCAGCTTTTAGAGGACAATTCTTTATTGGCCCCTATTACATCTGCTGTACAGTTTGGTTTTATTTCAGGCACTTTTTTCTATGCTCTTTTTTCAATTCCAGATAGATTTTCCCCCATCAAAGTATTTTTGACTAGTGCTATCCTAGCTTCTGCAAGTAATTTGATGATCATATTTCTTCCGCTGAAGATTGAATTCATACTCGTTTGCAGGTTTTTTGTCGGAGTCTTTTTGGCTGGAATTTATCCAGTTGGGATGAAAATTGCAGCCGATTACTTCGAAAAGGGCTTGGGAACTGCTCTAGGCTATTTGGTTGGAGCTTTAGTGCTAGGGACTGCATTCCCCCATTTAATCCAAGGTTTAGACCTTCAGCTATCTTGGAAGATTATTTTTATATGCACTTCGGTTTTAGCGATTATTGGTGGGCTATTGATTTATCTATTTGTTTCCGACGGCCCCTTTAGAAAGAAAAACCAAAAATTTGAAATTAGCTTAATCCCTAAACTGAGTAGAATTACTTCACTTAAAAGTGCTGCATCCGGCTATTTCGGCCATATGTGGGAGCTATATACCTTTTGGGCATTCGTACCGATATTTATCAGCTTTTTATATGGAGAGGAGTTTCCCCAAAATCAAGTTTCTTTTTTATCCTTTCTGATCATTGCGATCGGTGGAGTCTCATGTGTTTTCGGGGGTATTTTATCTACGAAATTTGGCAGTAAAAATATTGCCCTTTTTGCTTTACTCGGTTCATGTGTCTGTTGTCTTCTAGCTTTCTTTGTTCCTTCCTTCCCATCCTTTTTCTGGATTATTTTTCTGCTGGCCTGGGGAATTCTAGTAACTGCAGATTCCCCCCAGTTTTCGACTTTGGTTTCTCATTCAGTTCCTGCAAAATACAAAGGCACTGCCTTGACATTAGTAAATTGCTTGGGGTTTGCTTTAAGCATTGTAAGTATACAAGTTGGTCAATACTTGCTAAACTGGATTCCGGTGAATCAAATGCTCGCTTTATTGGGAATAGGGCCTTTAATCGGCTTATTTTTATTTAAACTTTTCCAAAAGCCTAACCTATTGACATAA
- the mgrA gene encoding L-glyceraldehyde 3-phosphate reductase → MQINDHNPLPTYHADPKRYDQMKYRKCGNSGLKLPEISLGLWHNFGHNSDFTLGRKILRRAFDLGITHFDLANNYGPPYGAAEENFGRIFQKDFLTYRDELLISSKAGWDMWPGPYGNFGSKKYLIASLDQSLKRMGLDYVDIFYHHRPDPETPLEETMGALDQIVRQGKALYVGISQYSAEDTVKAYEILEKMGTPLLIHQPRYSMMDRWVENGLMDVLGDKGIGSIAFSPLEQGLLTNKYLKGIPENSRAAKDGRYLKPDQISEEKIKMVSKLNDIAQTRDQTLAQMAIAWLLKDPRITSVLVGVSKPEQLDDNVKAIANSTFGPAEITQIKSLIGAS, encoded by the coding sequence ATGCAAATTAATGACCACAATCCACTTCCTACTTATCACGCTGATCCGAAGAGATATGATCAGATGAAATACAGAAAGTGCGGAAATAGTGGATTAAAATTACCTGAAATCAGCCTTGGCTTATGGCATAATTTCGGTCATAATTCAGACTTTACTTTAGGAAGAAAAATTTTAAGAAGAGCTTTCGACTTGGGGATCACCCACTTTGATCTTGCAAATAATTATGGCCCTCCATACGGAGCTGCTGAGGAAAATTTCGGAAGAATTTTTCAAAAAGACTTTCTTACTTACCGGGATGAGTTACTAATTTCCAGCAAAGCGGGTTGGGATATGTGGCCAGGACCTTATGGGAATTTTGGTTCAAAAAAATATTTGATCGCTAGTTTAGACCAAAGTCTAAAAAGGATGGGACTTGATTATGTAGACATCTTTTATCATCACAGACCTGATCCTGAAACGCCTTTAGAAGAAACCATGGGTGCTTTGGACCAAATTGTAAGACAAGGAAAGGCTTTATATGTTGGGATTTCTCAATACAGTGCAGAAGACACGGTTAAAGCCTATGAAATTCTTGAGAAAATGGGAACGCCCCTATTGATCCATCAACCTCGGTATAGTATGATGGATCGTTGGGTTGAAAATGGTCTAATGGATGTTTTGGGTGACAAAGGAATTGGAAGCATTGCTTTTTCACCTTTAGAACAAGGTTTATTGACCAATAAGTATTTGAAAGGTATTCCAGAAAATTCTCGGGCAGCAAAAGACGGGAGGTACTTGAAGCCAGACCAAATCTCTGAAGAGAAAATAAAAATGGTCAGTAAGTTGAATGACATTGCCCAAACTAGGGATCAAACTTTGGCACAAATGGCGATAGCATGGCTGCTAAAAGACCCTAGAATCACATCAGTTTTGGTGGGTGTGTCAAAGCCAGAACAACTTGATGATAATGTTAAAGCTATTGCCAATTCAACATTTGGCCCTGCAGAAATCACTCAGATAAAATCCCTTATCGGAGCTTCATGA
- a CDS encoding DUF5996 family protein: MASKKSTWPVFQFNESKDTISLLHLWIQIVGKVKLKKSPWQNHSWHGALHVNYQGLTTNSIPYENGIFEIMFDFIHHELKIKTSSGTRDRFSLGGQTVASFYEMLMEKLEFLGIEVTIDDMPEEVIGAIPFSKNTKKVPYQANEVQKFWKVLVHTQNVLTNFRSGFIGKQSPVHFFWNSFDLSYSRYSGKPISSPENTEGENDLNAQEVFNVGFMPGNLTFPNPCFFTQLKPTLPSIKDQKVSPEAAEWKDELDRFILPYDVVQKSDSPKETLLSFLQSSYEACANLAEWNRKELEANRANEI; encoded by the coding sequence ATGGCATCCAAAAAATCAACCTGGCCTGTATTTCAATTTAATGAAAGTAAGGATACCATTTCTCTGCTTCATTTATGGATCCAGATTGTGGGGAAGGTAAAACTAAAAAAGTCACCTTGGCAAAATCATTCCTGGCATGGTGCGTTGCATGTTAACTACCAAGGGCTGACAACTAATTCCATTCCTTATGAAAATGGAATTTTTGAAATCATGTTTGATTTTATTCATCATGAGCTGAAAATCAAAACTAGTTCAGGAACAAGAGACCGCTTTTCTTTAGGTGGACAAACCGTAGCAAGTTTTTATGAAATGCTAATGGAAAAACTTGAATTCTTAGGTATAGAAGTTACAATAGACGACATGCCGGAAGAAGTAATAGGCGCTATTCCATTTTCTAAAAACACAAAAAAAGTCCCTTACCAAGCCAATGAAGTGCAGAAATTCTGGAAGGTATTGGTGCACACTCAAAATGTACTTACTAATTTCAGAAGTGGGTTTATTGGCAAACAAAGTCCTGTTCATTTTTTTTGGAACTCTTTTGATTTGAGTTATTCAAGATATTCTGGAAAACCTATATCCTCACCAGAAAATACTGAAGGTGAAAATGATTTGAATGCTCAGGAAGTTTTTAATGTGGGATTTATGCCAGGAAACTTGACATTTCCCAATCCCTGTTTTTTTACTCAATTGAAACCTACACTCCCATCTATTAAGGATCAAAAAGTAAGTCCTGAGGCTGCAGAATGGAAAGATGAATTGGACAGATTTATTTTGCCATACGATGTCGTTCAAAAATCTGACTCCCCAAAAGAAACTTTACTATCATTTTTACAAAGCAGCTATGAGGCCTGCGCAAACCTTGCTGAATGGAATAGAAAAGAGCTTGAAGCAAATAGAGCAAACGAAATTTGA
- a CDS encoding SIR2 family NAD-dependent protein deacylase, which produces MSKKKFVVLSGAGISQESGIKTFRDSNGLWENHDIMEVASPQGWNKNRALVQEFYNLRRKQAQECQPNTAHIKLAQLEDKFDITIITQNVDDLHERAGSSKVIHLHGELNKAQSSFNPDLVYPLDHWEIKEGQLCELGSQLRPHIVWFGEMVPKMSDAIEEAAKADIFLVIGTSLQVYPAASIIEYVPSTAKKFLIDLQIPDYKLDPSVICIEKKASDGMKELENVILEE; this is translated from the coding sequence ATGAGTAAGAAGAAGTTTGTAGTACTATCAGGGGCGGGTATATCTCAAGAAAGTGGAATCAAAACCTTTCGGGATAGTAACGGCCTTTGGGAAAACCATGATATCATGGAAGTTGCCTCGCCTCAAGGTTGGAATAAGAACAGAGCTTTGGTACAGGAGTTTTATAACCTCCGCAGAAAACAAGCACAAGAATGTCAACCTAATACTGCTCATATAAAATTAGCTCAGTTAGAGGATAAATTCGACATCACTATAATTACACAAAATGTCGATGATCTTCACGAGAGAGCAGGGTCTTCAAAGGTAATTCATCTTCACGGGGAACTTAACAAAGCCCAAAGTAGCTTTAACCCTGATTTAGTTTATCCATTGGATCATTGGGAAATCAAGGAAGGGCAACTATGTGAATTGGGAAGTCAATTAAGACCTCATATTGTTTGGTTTGGGGAAATGGTGCCGAAAATGTCTGATGCTATCGAGGAAGCCGCAAAGGCAGATATCTTTTTAGTGATAGGTACTTCTTTACAGGTTTACCCTGCCGCAAGCATTATAGAATATGTACCTTCTACAGCCAAAAAATTCTTGATCGACCTACAGATCCCAGATTATAAACTAGATCCAAGTGTTATTTGTATAGAAAAAAAGGCCAGCGATGGAATGAAGGAACTAGAAAATGTTATTTTAGAAGAATAA
- a CDS encoding carboxypeptidase-like regulatory domain-containing protein, translated as MTMRLYQRPKPVFQYLILVFFLGLSPILLKAQNTLKGRVLEYGTKAPIPYASIFLTNTTLGVTADEEGKFSLKIPDGSFDVIVRMLGYESVNFSINTNELPASGYQVQLNTMDQELEEIELEVERDPIWYRNLEYFKWYFIGSSKNGREVVIENEKKLLLDRDTNPNILQVSAKEPILLDNPNLGYKVEFLLVDFQYNFKEETILYKGYPLFIPYKDLGKSKQKKIAKNRAEAYNGSLQHFIHSLYLGISQDEGFVVRRLKKIPNPEKPTKTEMDEARLIFKTSTSLEVKDSIQTHFLSKAHLSDKIEILDQNELDPEKLLDRHENGRVFILFEDQIHITYLNETLPREYVGASAGRDKKSPQISRLRITDPKVEIFFSGSFDDPLGIMVEEYMAWERVGDLMPWDYVPIRGK; from the coding sequence ATGACAATGAGATTATATCAAAGACCAAAACCAGTGTTTCAATACCTGATTTTGGTCTTTTTTTTAGGGCTTTCCCCAATTCTTTTGAAAGCTCAAAACACTTTAAAAGGAAGAGTTTTGGAATATGGCACCAAGGCTCCTATTCCTTATGCGAGTATTTTTCTTACCAACACCACATTAGGAGTTACAGCTGATGAAGAGGGTAAATTCTCTTTAAAAATCCCAGACGGAAGCTTCGATGTGATTGTGAGGATGCTGGGTTACGAATCAGTCAACTTCTCTATAAACACAAATGAACTTCCAGCAAGTGGATATCAGGTTCAGTTAAATACTATGGATCAAGAACTTGAGGAAATAGAATTAGAAGTAGAAAGAGATCCAATTTGGTACAGAAACTTGGAGTATTTTAAATGGTATTTTATTGGTTCCTCAAAAAATGGTCGTGAAGTAGTCATAGAAAACGAAAAAAAATTACTTCTGGATAGAGATACTAACCCTAATATTTTACAGGTAAGTGCAAAAGAGCCCATTCTACTTGACAATCCTAATTTAGGCTACAAAGTAGAATTTCTATTGGTTGACTTTCAGTACAATTTTAAAGAGGAAACCATCCTATACAAAGGCTATCCCCTATTTATTCCTTATAAGGATCTGGGTAAAAGCAAACAGAAAAAAATAGCTAAAAACAGAGCAGAGGCATACAACGGCAGTTTACAGCATTTTATTCATAGCCTATATTTAGGAATTAGTCAAGATGAAGGTTTTGTTGTGAGAAGACTAAAAAAGATTCCCAATCCTGAAAAACCAACCAAAACCGAAATGGATGAGGCGCGGTTAATTTTCAAAACCAGCACATCTCTAGAAGTAAAAGACAGCATTCAGACACATTTTTTATCTAAAGCACATCTTTCAGACAAAATTGAGATCCTAGATCAAAATGAATTAGACCCTGAAAAACTTCTAGACAGGCATGAAAACGGAAGGGTTTTTATCCTATTTGAGGATCAAATTCATATCACCTACCTTAACGAAACTTTACCCAGAGAATACGTGGGAGCATCTGCAGGAAGAGATAAAAAATCACCTCAAATTTCGAGATTAAGAATAACTGACCCAAAAGTAGAAATATTTTTTTCCGGGAGTTTTGATGACCCACTTGGAATCATGGTAGAGGAATATATGGCTTGGGAAAGAGTGGGTGATCTTATGCCTTGGGATTACGTACCCATCAGAGGGAAATAG